AACAAATTGTCTCTGCACAGATTTTGTTGACTCAGGATGATTTTGCAGACAAGCGTCGTTATCAAAATGCCCACCAAGCCATGTCTGTTTTATTGAATAGAGGAGCCATTCCTATCATCAATGAGAATGATACCGTCTCAATTGCAGAGCTCAAGGTTGGCGATAATGATACCTTGAGTGCCCAAGTAGCAGCCATGGTTCAGGCAGATTTATTGGTGCTTTTAACAGATGTTGATGGCTTGTATACGGATAATCCCCATAAAAATCCAGCAGCCAAACGCTTGGAGAAGGTTGAGAAGATTTCAACGGACTTGATTGAAATGGCGGGCGGGGCAGGTTCCAGTAACGGTACAGGCGGTATGCTAACCAAAATCAAGGCAGCAACGATTGCGACCATGGCAGGAGTGCCTGTTTATATCTGTTCCTCCTTGAAGGAAGTACCTTTACTTGAGGCTGCAGAAGCACAGGCAGACGGAACTTTCTTCATTGCCCAAGATAAAAATATGAAAACTCAAAAACAATGGTTGGCATTTTATGCCAGTAGCAAGGGCAGTATCTGGGTGGACAAGGGAGCAAGTAAGGCACTGAGCC
The window above is part of the Streptococcus himalayensis genome. Proteins encoded here:
- the proB gene encoding glutamate 5-kinase; this translates as MKYKRIVFKVGTSSLTEPDGSLSRSKVKQITQQLAMLHEAGHELILVSSGAIAAGFSSLGFKKRPTKVADKQASAAVGQGLLLEEYTANLLLKQIVSAQILLTQDDFADKRRYQNAHQAMSVLLNRGAIPIINENDTVSIAELKVGDNDTLSAQVAAMVQADLLVLLTDVDGLYTDNPHKNPAAKRLEKVEKISTDLIEMAGGAGSSNGTGGMLTKIKAATIATMAGVPVYICSSLKEVPLLEAAEAQADGTFFIAQDKNMKTQKQWLAFYASSKGSIWVDKGASKALSQGGKSLLVSGITRMDGAFSYHDIVGVYDEETDQALGKGRVLFGHSALKDLLKASKPKGVVIHRDDWISLTPELELLFSEF